A single genomic interval of Lathyrus oleraceus cultivar Zhongwan6 chromosome 7, CAAS_Psat_ZW6_1.0, whole genome shotgun sequence harbors:
- the LOC127104536 gene encoding uncharacterized protein LOC127104536, translating into MKQLATKVDALATHNKMLETQISQVAQQQATTAAPTGAFRGQPQPNPKGQANAITLQSGTELDGLAVEKVKPYVPPPLYNPSIPYPQRLAKSKTEGQFRKYVELLKQLNITIPFTEAIRQMLSYAKFLKEILSNKKKLEDDETMTLNTECSDIIQNNMPPKLKEPGSFSIPCVIGMFVIDRALCDLEVSVSLMPLSINERLKLGELRPTRMYLQLADRSAKYPIGMLENIPVQVGQFFIPTNFIIMDIKEDSNIPAILGRPFLATVGAIIDVKRGKMTFEVGEEKIEFILSQFLKSPAIDDMCCFMDIIDECIKEIKMEPSEDTEILKIPAPLILRMTNGKNHT; encoded by the exons ATGAAACAATTAGCAACTAAAGTAGATGCTTtggctactcataacaaaatgttggaaacCCAAATTTCTCAAGTAGCCCAGCAACAAGCAACTACCGCAGCCCCGACTGGAGCCTTCCGGGGTCAACCACAACCTAACCCGAAGGGTCAAGCTAATGCTATCACATTGCAAAGTGGGACAGAGTTAGACGGACTC GCAGTTGAGAAGGTGAAACCATACGTGCCTCCACCATTATATAATCCATCAATCCCTTACCCTCAAAGACTAGCTAAATCCAAAACCGAAGGACAATTCAGGAAATACGTTGAACTATTGAAACAACTTAATATTACCATCCCTTTCACCGAAGCCATTAGACAAATGCTCTCATATGCTAAGTTCCTAAAAGAaatcttatctaacaagaagaaACTTGAGGACGATGAGACAATGACACTTAATACAGAGTGTAGTGATATCATTCAAAATAACATGCCACCTAAACTAAAAGAACCTGGCAGTTTTTCCATACCATGTGTTATAGGGATGTTTGTAATAGACAGAGCCCTCTGTGATTTAGAAGTTAGTGTGAGTTTGATGCCCCTTTCTATCAACGAAAGACTCAAAttgggagaattaagaccaacaAGAATGTATCTTCAACTAGCTGATCGTTCTGCTAAGTATCCCATAGGAATGCTAGAGAACATTCCCGTCCAAGTCGGTCAATTCTTTATCCCTACCAATTTCATAATaatggacatcaaagaagattcTAACATCCCAGCCATTTTAGGAAGACCCTTCCTAGCCACTGTCGGTGCCATTATAGATGTCAAACGAGGAAAAATGACTTTCGAAGTGGGAGAggagaaaattgaattcatttTATCGCAATTTCTAAAATCACCTGCCATAGACGACATGTGTTGTTTCATGGACATCATTGATGAGTGCATcaaagaaataaaaatggaaCCATCCGAGGATACTGAAATCCTAAAAATACCAGCACCACTCATTCTGAGGATGACCAATGGAAAGAACCATACGTAG